The following are encoded in a window of Narcine bancroftii isolate sNarBan1 chromosome 2, sNarBan1.hap1, whole genome shotgun sequence genomic DNA:
- the LOC138753007 gene encoding probable G-protein coupled receptor 139, with protein sequence MPDLSKGVIRYMLTMAVADTMVCVFNVTLGNVFLYHFPRSFLAHTSTCRLGAVIQRSSVQFSVSSTVSFTIDRCIAICCQKLKTKYCTKRIAAVVISTVCVFSFLMHIPAYFQYEPQSVVDGVQWDCSTVIQYYSSPAWQAYRWLSNSFVTYVPLPLLLLLNSLTARHILLASKARKSLKRRGDGEVRDPEMISRRTSIILLFGISGCFIALWAPAMIIGIFFQFTAVFAFDVEKSLYLAIRISVLLMYLSSCANTWIYALTQRRFREELMKLLKYPFMVLVRFF encoded by the coding sequence ATGCCCGACCTCTCCAAAGGAGTGATTCGTTACATGCTAACTATGGCAGTTGCAGACACAATGGTCTGTGTGTTTAATGTGACGTTGGGAAACGTCTTCCTGTATCATTTTCCGCGTTCCTTCCTGGCCCACACCTCCACTTGCCGCCTGGGAGCCGTCATACAGAGAAGCAGTGTGCAATTCTCTGTCTCATCCACGGTATCATTCACCATCGACCGCTGCATTGCTATTTGCTGCCAGAAATTGAAAACCAAATATTGTACCAAGAGGATCGCCGCGGTCGTTATATCGACCGTGTGTGTCTTCAGCTTTCTGATGCACATTCCAGCTTATTTCCAGTATGAACCCCAGTCAGTTGTGGATGGTGTCCAATGGGACTGCAGTACCGTAATTCAATACTATTCTTCACCAGCATGGCAGGCTTATAGATGGTTGTCCAACAGCTTCGTGACATATGTTCCACTGCCACTGCTGTTACTGCTGAATTCTCTCACAGCCCGACACATTTTACTGGCCAGCAAAGCTCGGAAGTCTTTGAAGCGCCGTGGGGACGGTGAGGTCCGTGATCCCGAGATGATAAGCCGAAGGACGTCCATTATTTTGCTCTTCGGCATCTCTGGGTGCTTCATCGCCTTGTGGGCCCCCGCTATGATCATtggcattttttttcaatttactgCAGTTTTCGCGTTTGACGTCGAGAAGTCTCTGTATCTGGCCATTAGAATCTCGGTTCTGCTGATGTATCTTAGTTCCTGTGCAAATACTTGGATTTATGCTTTGACCCAGAGGAGGTTCCGTGAGGAATTGATGAAGCTGTTAAAATATCCATTTATGGTCCTTGTTCGGTTTTTTTAA